From Pseudoxanthomonas sp. YR558, the proteins below share one genomic window:
- a CDS encoding GGDEF domain-containing protein, whose translation MSAQWKGYWLLGALLVSISIGPAYAAGSLDALIAKAETARSSDPKSFQRLLGQLEAQVDSADEAQKDRIAYLKAYGLIFEGKAEAGITVAKALGESTKDADLALRATLLTVNAYALNRQFTEGLRQLEKAMQRLPAARSKEIRHQGLGVAAVLNQQIGQYRQALDYADRILRDVPDGRTRCLASQVQIESRQFLGLLPADDATIHGAIEHCNKQKEFAAANFIRIALARKWVEAGETQRAIDLIEKHLGEIERAKYPHLVAEAKAFLAEQTLEKGDLSAAENYARGVLSQSAGVTSTLPLVKAYRTLYDIAERNGDTKGALVAYQSYAEADKAYLNEVKARELAYQIVRQETLQKTQQISLLDQQNQVLQLQRKVDQQAAQNTRLIVILLIVLVASIGYWAFKIKRVQLSLKKMAETDALTGICNRHHFTIRAERALAECARNGEQAALIMFDLDHFKNINDRFGHGTGDWALKEVSEASKGFCRRIDVIGRLGGEEFAILMYGCDLRAAARVAEDCRVRLAQIDTRETGHVFAITGSFGVTSSMQSGYSLAKLLSHADKQLYRAKHQGRNRVCVYEPTQEHAREASNVLELPTREGRAEHHIGA comes from the coding sequence ATGTCTGCGCAATGGAAGGGTTACTGGCTGCTGGGCGCTTTGCTGGTGTCGATCTCGATCGGGCCTGCATATGCGGCCGGATCGCTTGACGCGCTTATCGCGAAGGCGGAGACCGCCCGCAGTTCCGATCCGAAGTCCTTCCAGCGGCTGCTCGGGCAACTCGAAGCCCAGGTCGATTCCGCGGACGAAGCGCAGAAAGACCGTATCGCCTACCTGAAGGCGTACGGTCTGATCTTCGAAGGAAAAGCAGAAGCCGGCATCACGGTGGCGAAAGCGTTGGGCGAATCGACCAAGGACGCTGATCTTGCCTTGCGCGCGACCCTGCTTACGGTCAACGCCTATGCGCTGAACCGGCAGTTCACCGAAGGCCTCCGCCAGCTCGAAAAAGCCATGCAGCGGCTTCCTGCGGCGCGCTCCAAGGAAATTCGCCATCAGGGGCTGGGTGTGGCGGCAGTGCTCAACCAGCAGATCGGGCAGTATCGACAGGCGCTGGACTATGCCGATCGCATCCTGAGGGACGTGCCCGATGGTCGGACACGCTGTCTTGCATCCCAGGTGCAGATCGAGAGTCGCCAGTTCCTGGGGCTCCTGCCCGCCGACGATGCGACCATCCATGGCGCGATCGAGCATTGCAACAAGCAGAAGGAATTCGCGGCAGCGAACTTCATCCGTATCGCGCTGGCCAGGAAGTGGGTGGAGGCGGGGGAAACGCAGCGTGCGATCGATCTGATCGAAAAGCATCTGGGCGAGATCGAACGAGCCAAATATCCGCACCTGGTGGCAGAGGCGAAGGCGTTCCTCGCCGAGCAAACGCTGGAGAAGGGCGATCTCTCCGCCGCCGAGAATTATGCGCGTGGCGTATTGAGCCAAAGCGCGGGTGTCACCAGCACGCTCCCTCTGGTAAAGGCCTACAGGACGCTTTACGACATTGCGGAACGCAATGGCGATACCAAAGGGGCACTGGTGGCTTATCAAAGCTACGCCGAGGCCGACAAGGCCTACCTCAATGAAGTGAAGGCGCGCGAACTGGCTTACCAGATCGTGCGCCAGGAAACCCTGCAGAAGACCCAGCAGATCAGCCTGCTCGACCAGCAGAACCAGGTGCTGCAGCTGCAGCGCAAGGTCGACCAGCAGGCGGCGCAGAACACGCGGCTGATCGTGATCCTGCTGATCGTGCTGGTCGCGTCCATCGGCTACTGGGCGTTCAAGATCAAGCGCGTGCAGCTGTCGTTGAAGAAGATGGCCGAGACCGACGCCCTGACCGGCATCTGCAACCGCCACCACTTCACCATCCGCGCCGAACGCGCGCTGGCCGAATGCGCGCGCAACGGCGAGCAGGCTGCGCTGATCATGTTCGACCTGGACCACTTCAAGAACATCAACGACCGCTTCGGCCATGGCACCGGCGACTGGGCGCTGAAGGAAGTCTCCGAAGCCAGCAAGGGCTTCTGCAGGCGCATCGACGTGATCGGCCGCCTGGGCGGCGAAGAGTTCGCCATCCTGATGTACGGCTGCGACCTGCGCGCCGCCGCGCGCGTGGCTGAGGATTGCCGCGTGCGCCTGGCCCAGATCGACACCCGCGAGACCGGGCACGTGTTCGCCATCACGGGCAGTTTCGGCGTGACCTCCAGCATGCAATCCGGCTACAGCCTGGCCAAGCTGCTCTCGCACGCCGACAAGCAGCTGTACCGTGCCAAGCACCAGGGCCGCAACCGCGTGTGCGTCTACGAGCCCACGCAGGAGCACGCGCGCGAAGCCAGCAACGTGCTGGAACTGCCCACGCGCGAAGGCCGCGCCGAACACCACATCGGCGCCTGA
- a CDS encoding DUF6151 family protein, translated as MTLALRCRCGQVKGIVSTERAYVRASCYCKDCQAYARHLGQPGLMDAQGGTDIVAMNPLAVQFTAGEENIAGLCLRKGGLFRWYAACCRTPLGNTPHDGRVAYVGMVTACLAPAAGVDAAFGPAGRVVLNTGSATGEVRGTPVAFLLGGARIAAGILGAKLRRQTPGLFFSPSGQTLRTAYPLNAGERHAVGLETG; from the coding sequence ATGACGCTGGCGCTGCGTTGCCGTTGCGGACAAGTGAAAGGAATCGTTTCGACCGAGCGCGCCTACGTGCGCGCCTCCTGTTACTGCAAGGATTGCCAAGCCTACGCGCGTCATCTCGGCCAGCCTGGCCTGATGGACGCGCAGGGCGGCACCGACATCGTGGCGATGAATCCGCTCGCCGTGCAGTTCACTGCAGGCGAAGAAAACATCGCGGGCCTCTGCCTGCGCAAGGGCGGCCTGTTCCGCTGGTACGCAGCGTGTTGCCGCACGCCCCTCGGCAACACACCGCACGACGGCCGCGTGGCGTATGTGGGCATGGTGACGGCCTGCCTGGCACCCGCGGCGGGAGTCGATGCCGCGTTCGGACCCGCGGGAAGGGTCGTACTCAACACCGGATCCGCGACCGGCGAGGTACGGGGCACGCCCGTCGCGTTCCTACTGGGTGGGGCACGCATTGCCGCCGGCATCCTGGGCGCCAAGCTCCGCCGCCAGACGCCTGGCCTGTTTTTCAGCCCATCCGGGCAGACGCTTCGTACGGCGTATCCGCTCAATGCCGGGGAGCGCCACGCCGTTGGTCTGGAGACCGGCTGA
- a CDS encoding GNAT family N-acetyltransferase, giving the protein MRADAALTRMTTPDLAGDGVYLRALARADEALYVQVHASPEAMRHVGDPLDVVTARSRFSRAIELASAADTTYRMWTVVVPGEEAGIGISLLMTTGPCAEIGIMLLPAWQRRGIGRRVLDAMVEYGFDRLGLPAIESRQRNGNMGWQRVMEQSGFKRIEGTPMPHEWLGWRRDQEMSVSVV; this is encoded by the coding sequence ATGCGCGCCGATGCCGCGCTCACCAGGATGACGACGCCGGACCTGGCGGGGGATGGCGTGTACCTGCGTGCACTTGCCCGGGCTGATGAGGCGCTCTACGTCCAGGTGCACGCATCGCCTGAGGCGATGCGACACGTAGGCGATCCGCTGGATGTCGTCACGGCGCGCTCGCGATTCTCCAGGGCGATCGAGCTGGCCTCAGCCGCAGATACAACCTATCGGATGTGGACGGTCGTCGTGCCCGGCGAGGAGGCCGGCATCGGCATCTCGCTCCTCATGACGACCGGTCCCTGCGCGGAAATCGGCATCATGCTGCTGCCGGCATGGCAGCGGCGGGGCATCGGGCGTCGCGTCCTGGACGCGATGGTGGAGTATGGTTTCGACAGGTTGGGACTGCCGGCCATCGAATCGCGCCAGCGGAACGGCAACATGGGCTGGCAGCGTGTGATGGAGCAGTCGGGCTTCAAGCGTATCGAGGGGACGCCCATGCCGCACGAGTGGCTGGGATGGCGCCGCGATCAGGAGATGTCGGTGTCAGTGGTCTGA
- the thpR gene encoding RNA 2',3'-cyclic phosphodiesterase, with translation MPATPAPSQQGDLFGGPQPGRLHRLFFALVPSPGEGEALRHRAEDLKAAFPQARWVRPERYHLTLHFLGESDGPRDDMVAAAHEAMRDWQPEPVGITLDHLLCLGNPKNPALTLAALQPSASVVAFWRSLQQRLLRAGFKQHVGRSFVPHLTLAYVPPRTAPVDVLPMVLHPQAIHLLQSVEGEADYTRLGEWSLAE, from the coding sequence ATGCCCGCCACACCCGCGCCCTCCCAACAAGGCGATCTGTTCGGCGGCCCGCAACCGGGCCGGCTGCACCGCCTGTTCTTCGCCCTGGTGCCATCGCCCGGCGAAGGCGAGGCGCTCCGGCATCGGGCCGAGGACCTCAAGGCGGCGTTCCCGCAGGCGCGCTGGGTGCGGCCGGAACGCTACCACTTGACCCTGCATTTCCTCGGCGAAAGCGACGGACCGCGCGACGACATGGTGGCCGCGGCGCACGAGGCCATGCGCGACTGGCAGCCGGAACCGGTGGGCATCACCCTCGACCACCTGCTGTGCCTGGGCAACCCGAAGAACCCGGCGCTGACGCTCGCCGCCCTGCAGCCCTCGGCGTCGGTGGTGGCGTTCTGGCGCAGCCTGCAGCAGCGCCTGCTGCGCGCGGGCTTCAAACAGCATGTGGGCCGCAGCTTCGTCCCACACCTGACCCTGGCCTACGTGCCTCCGCGTACCGCGCCGGTGGACGTGCTGCCGATGGTGCTGCATCCGCAGGCGATCCATCTGCTGCAGAGCGTCGAAGGCGAGGCGGACTACACGCGCCTCGGCGAGTGGTCGCTGGCGGAGTAG
- the trxC gene encoding thioredoxin TrxC gives MSADVHLIACPHCAAMNRVPPARLAEAPNCGRCHHPLFTGLPLALGEADFDRHALRSTLPLLVDFWAPWCGPCLQMAPHFQQAAGLLEPAVRLAKVDTEACPGLGNRFGIRSIPTMVLLQGGREIARQSGAMAMEAIVRWARGHAG, from the coding sequence ATGAGCGCCGACGTCCACCTGATCGCCTGTCCGCACTGTGCGGCGATGAACCGTGTGCCGCCGGCGCGCCTGGCAGAGGCACCGAACTGCGGGCGCTGCCACCACCCCTTGTTCACCGGTCTGCCACTGGCGCTGGGCGAGGCGGACTTCGACCGACATGCACTGCGCAGCACGCTGCCGTTGCTGGTCGATTTTTGGGCGCCCTGGTGCGGCCCCTGCCTGCAGATGGCCCCGCATTTCCAGCAGGCGGCGGGCTTGCTTGAACCGGCGGTCCGCCTGGCCAAGGTCGACACCGAAGCGTGCCCGGGGCTGGGCAACCGCTTCGGTATCCGCAGCATCCCGACGATGGTGCTGCTCCAGGGCGGCCGCGAGATCGCCCGGCAGAGTGGCGCGATGGCGATGGAGGCGATCGTGCGGTGGGCGCGGGGACACGCGGGATGA
- a CDS encoding helix-turn-helix domain-containing GNAT family N-acetyltransferase — translation MDDTTRLRRFNRTVTRRIGVLTDDYLGHGRPLAESRLLFEVGREGADVRDLRARLALDSGYASRLLRALEAQGLIRVQASPADARARRVVLTAKGRREVDALDRDSQALADALLTPLSERQRARMLAAMDEVEALLRASAVEIRVADPASAEAQACIRAYLDELDARFETGFDAARSVSANPHELVPPQGVFLLGWLDGVAIGCGGLKVTGEDTGEIKRMWVASDARGLGVAQRLLDALEGHARAFGLGRLRLDTNRTLVEARALYARNGYQEIPAYNDNPYADHWFEKSLQG, via the coding sequence ATGGACGACACCACGCGCCTGCGCCGTTTCAATCGCACTGTCACCCGCCGCATCGGCGTGCTGACCGACGATTACCTCGGGCACGGCCGGCCGCTGGCCGAATCGCGCCTGCTGTTCGAAGTGGGGCGCGAGGGGGCCGACGTCCGCGATTTGCGTGCGCGCCTGGCGCTCGACTCGGGCTATGCCAGCCGGTTGCTGCGCGCGCTGGAAGCCCAGGGCCTGATCCGGGTGCAAGCGTCCCCCGCCGATGCCCGTGCGCGTCGCGTGGTGCTGACGGCGAAAGGTCGTCGAGAAGTGGACGCACTCGACCGCGATTCGCAGGCGCTGGCCGATGCCCTGTTGACGCCGCTGTCGGAACGGCAACGCGCGCGCATGCTGGCGGCGATGGACGAAGTGGAGGCCCTGCTGCGCGCCTCCGCGGTGGAGATCCGGGTGGCGGATCCGGCGAGTGCGGAGGCGCAGGCGTGCATCCGCGCCTATCTCGATGAGCTCGATGCCCGTTTCGAGACAGGCTTCGACGCCGCACGCAGCGTCTCGGCCAACCCGCACGAGTTGGTGCCGCCGCAAGGTGTGTTCCTGCTGGGTTGGCTGGATGGCGTGGCGATCGGATGCGGCGGTTTGAAAGTGACGGGCGAGGACACCGGCGAGATCAAGCGCATGTGGGTCGCGTCGGACGCGCGCGGCCTCGGCGTGGCGCAGCGTTTGCTCGATGCGCTGGAAGGGCACGCCCGCGCGTTCGGGCTCGGGCGCTTGCGCCTGGATACCAACCGCACGCTGGTCGAAGCGCGAGCGCTTTATGCGCGCAACGGCTACCAGGAAATACCCGCCTACAACGACAACCCGTACGCGGACCATTGGTTCGAGAAGTCGCTGCAGGGCTGA
- a CDS encoding M13-type metalloendopeptidase, whose product MKKTLLASATLLALALSGPLAAHDADTGCLDEGCTLQSLFEDGGDTGSSGTGIAARRFGAWGLDTAGMDRTAKPGDDFFRYVSGTWADTTEIPADRSSYGGFAILRDLSEARLRVLVEGYALGDPATGGDAAKIAALYRGFMDEAKIDALGAKPLQPVLDGIRAAKDKQAVAALMGQRGGFYDSFFNLGVSDDQKDPDRYTLYLSQGGLGLGDREMYLRDNFKPQRERYEAYIAQMLQLAGWDKPQANAKAILALETRIADAHWTRAESRNRDKTYNPMVMADFATTSPGFPWASFFKAAGVEGAGRAVIRQDSAIPKIAAIFADTDLATLQAWQAFHAADNAASLLSKDFSVAQYEFRDKFLSGQPQQRERWKRGVSFAESAMGEAIGRDYVALYFPPEAKAKMDALVANVKAAMGARLDTLAWMSPATKAEAHAKLAGFGLKIGHPDTYRDYSALVVKNGDLFGNAQRAAQFEWEYRRARIGQSVDKGEWGMTPQTVNAYYNSVKNEIVFPAAILQPPFFDPDADPAVNYGAIGGVIGHEIIHGFDDQGRKSDGKGVLRDWWTADDAAKFEVQAAKLGAQYEAYTFAPLPGMHINGRVAMGENIGDLGGLTIALEAYRRSLGGKPAPVVDGFTGDQRFFMGWGQIWRTLWRDDALRQQLVNGTHSPGHIRSFAPLRNIDAWYDAFGIKPGDPLYIAPQDRVRIW is encoded by the coding sequence TTGAAGAAGACCCTGCTGGCCAGCGCGACCCTACTGGCCCTCGCCCTGAGTGGCCCGCTCGCCGCACACGACGCCGACACCGGCTGCCTCGACGAGGGATGCACTCTGCAGTCCCTGTTCGAGGACGGCGGCGACACGGGTTCCTCGGGTACCGGCATTGCGGCGCGCCGCTTCGGGGCCTGGGGCCTCGACACCGCCGGCATGGACCGTACTGCCAAGCCGGGCGACGACTTCTTCCGTTACGTCAGCGGCACTTGGGCGGATACGACCGAAATCCCGGCCGACCGTTCCAGCTACGGTGGTTTCGCGATTCTGCGCGACCTCTCCGAGGCGCGCCTGCGCGTGCTGGTGGAAGGGTATGCGCTGGGCGACCCTGCGACGGGCGGCGACGCGGCGAAGATCGCCGCGCTCTACCGGGGTTTCATGGACGAAGCGAAGATCGACGCGCTCGGCGCGAAGCCGCTGCAGCCGGTGCTGGACGGTATCCGCGCGGCGAAGGACAAGCAGGCCGTGGCGGCGCTGATGGGTCAGCGCGGCGGTTTCTACGACAGCTTCTTCAACCTCGGTGTCAGCGACGACCAGAAGGACCCCGACCGTTACACGCTCTACCTCAGCCAGGGCGGCCTGGGCCTGGGCGATCGCGAGATGTACCTGCGCGACAACTTCAAGCCGCAACGCGAACGCTACGAAGCCTACATCGCGCAGATGCTGCAGCTCGCGGGCTGGGACAAGCCGCAGGCAAACGCGAAGGCCATCCTGGCGCTGGAGACTCGCATCGCCGACGCGCACTGGACGCGCGCGGAAAGCCGCAATCGCGACAAGACCTACAACCCGATGGTGATGGCGGACTTCGCCACGACATCACCGGGGTTCCCGTGGGCGTCTTTCTTCAAGGCTGCCGGTGTCGAGGGCGCAGGCCGGGCGGTGATCCGCCAGGACAGCGCGATCCCGAAGATCGCGGCCATCTTCGCCGACACGGACCTCGCCACGCTGCAGGCCTGGCAGGCCTTCCACGCCGCCGACAACGCCGCGTCGCTGCTGTCGAAGGACTTCTCGGTGGCGCAGTACGAATTCCGCGACAAGTTCCTGTCCGGACAGCCGCAGCAGCGCGAACGCTGGAAGCGCGGCGTGTCCTTCGCCGAGTCGGCCATGGGCGAGGCGATCGGTCGCGACTATGTGGCGCTGTACTTCCCGCCTGAGGCCAAGGCCAAGATGGATGCGCTGGTCGCCAACGTGAAGGCGGCCATGGGCGCGCGCCTGGATACGCTGGCGTGGATGAGCCCGGCGACCAAGGCCGAGGCGCATGCCAAGCTGGCCGGCTTCGGCCTGAAGATCGGGCATCCGGACACGTACCGCGACTACAGCGCGCTGGTGGTGAAGAACGGCGACCTGTTCGGCAACGCGCAGCGCGCTGCCCAGTTCGAGTGGGAGTACCGCCGCGCGCGGATCGGTCAGTCCGTGGACAAAGGCGAGTGGGGCATGACCCCGCAGACGGTCAATGCGTACTACAACTCGGTGAAGAACGAGATCGTGTTCCCGGCCGCCATCCTGCAGCCGCCCTTCTTCGATCCGGACGCCGATCCGGCCGTGAACTACGGTGCCATCGGCGGCGTGATCGGCCACGAGATCATCCACGGTTTCGACGACCAGGGCCGCAAGTCCGACGGCAAGGGCGTGCTGCGCGACTGGTGGACCGCCGATGACGCGGCCAAGTTCGAAGTGCAGGCCGCCAAACTCGGCGCCCAGTACGAGGCGTACACCTTTGCGCCGCTGCCGGGCATGCACATCAACGGGCGTGTGGCGATGGGCGAGAACATCGGCGACCTGGGTGGCCTGACGATCGCGCTGGAGGCCTACCGGCGTTCGCTTGGCGGCAAGCCGGCGCCGGTGGTCGACGGCTTCACGGGCGACCAGCGCTTCTTCATGGGTTGGGGGCAGATCTGGCGCACCCTGTGGCGCGACGATGCCCTGCGCCAGCAGTTGGTCAACGGCACGCATTCGCCGGGCCACATCCGGTCCTTCGCACCGCTGCGCAACATCGATGCCTGGTACGACGCGTTCGGTATCAAGCCGGGCGATCCGCTGTACATCGCGCCGCAGGACCGCGTGCGGATCTGGTGA
- a CDS encoding M24 family metallopeptidase, whose amino-acid sequence MRAAILLFLMLAGLAPVSHAASVPDQGRDGITVGAVLSPRERVEPENRMLRERLDTLLPRLMKEADLDMWVVIAREYAEDPVYFTLVPQPAHAARRTTMLVFHRQPDGSVQRLSINRYPFGAPYETAWSGGDLKTQWEALGALIATRDPRRIGINVSGEWAIADGLTHALHERLRSVLPAALQDRLVPAEALVVRWMETRSPGELAAYPHIVSLARGVVAEAFSSQVITPGVTTTDDVAWYIRERFESLGLAPWFMPDVNFQRAGTACADDAPFCGEEGVIQPGDVLHTDVGLCYLKLCTDTQEMAYVVRAGETEAPAGLRVALAQGNRWQDALTTQFIAGRTGNEILAATQREATRQGLRAATYSHPVGFVGHAPGPTIGMWDNQGPTVGQGDWPLHADTVYAIEGNVKARVPEWGGQNVQVKLEQMAVFDGRKVVYLAGRQVVWHVVR is encoded by the coding sequence ATGCGCGCCGCCATCCTCCTGTTCCTGATGCTGGCCGGCCTGGCGCCGGTCTCCCATGCGGCATCGGTGCCTGACCAGGGTCGGGACGGAATCACCGTCGGGGCGGTGCTGTCGCCGCGAGAGCGGGTGGAGCCGGAGAACCGCATGCTCCGCGAGCGGCTCGACACGCTGCTGCCTCGTTTGATGAAGGAGGCCGACCTCGACATGTGGGTGGTGATCGCGCGGGAATATGCCGAAGACCCGGTGTACTTCACCCTTGTGCCGCAGCCGGCACATGCGGCGCGGCGCACGACGATGCTGGTCTTCCACCGGCAACCCGATGGCAGCGTGCAGCGGCTCTCCATCAACCGCTATCCGTTCGGTGCGCCCTACGAGACGGCGTGGTCGGGCGGCGACCTCAAGACGCAGTGGGAAGCGCTGGGTGCACTGATCGCCACGCGGGATCCACGCAGGATCGGCATCAATGTCTCCGGCGAGTGGGCGATTGCCGATGGCCTGACGCATGCGCTGCATGAGCGTCTGCGCTCGGTGCTGCCGGCCGCGCTGCAGGATCGGCTCGTGCCGGCTGAAGCGCTGGTCGTGCGCTGGATGGAAACCCGTAGCCCTGGGGAACTCGCGGCGTATCCGCATATCGTGTCGCTCGCACGCGGCGTGGTCGCCGAGGCGTTTTCCAGCCAGGTCATCACCCCCGGCGTCACCACCACGGACGACGTGGCGTGGTACATCCGCGAGCGTTTCGAGTCGCTGGGGCTGGCGCCCTGGTTCATGCCGGACGTCAACTTCCAGCGCGCCGGAACGGCCTGCGCGGACGATGCGCCGTTCTGCGGCGAGGAAGGCGTCATCCAGCCTGGCGACGTACTGCACACCGACGTGGGTCTGTGCTACCTCAAGCTGTGTACCGACACGCAGGAAATGGCCTACGTGGTGCGCGCCGGTGAAACGGAGGCACCCGCCGGGCTGCGTGTCGCGCTGGCCCAGGGCAACCGCTGGCAGGACGCGCTGACGACCCAGTTCATCGCCGGCCGCACGGGCAACGAGATCCTGGCGGCGACGCAGCGCGAAGCGACCCGGCAGGGGCTGCGGGCGGCGACCTATTCGCACCCGGTGGGTTTCGTGGGCCACGCGCCCGGGCCGACGATCGGTATGTGGGACAACCAGGGGCCCACCGTGGGGCAGGGGGATTGGCCGCTGCATGCCGATACCGTCTACGCCATCGAAGGCAACGTGAAGGCGCGCGTCCCGGAGTGGGGCGGGCAGAACGTGCAGGTCAAGCTGGAGCAGATGGCGGTGTTCGACGGGCGCAAGGTGGTCTATCTGGCCGGGCGCCAGGTGGTCTGGCACGTCGTGCGGTGA
- a CDS encoding tetratricopeptide repeat protein → MWTKWLGTLLLASLALSALAQPVGPPAPNDVLAIPEPLRQQFREQVLDHTRQPNARLERLVDFLFSPQGLGMRYEPDANHTVAEAYATRQANCMSFTLLTVALAREAGLTAYAQQVDETLAWRQDHNTLYRSQHVNAGVRIRERRFTVDVAWNEVITREPPEPVRDDRMIAHYYNNRAAQLLEQGALDNALRHAEIALKLDPGYATSWSNTGVLYLRNGDHARAEQAYLHALKLDHDNAGALFNLVTFYLRAGNADAARPLQKRLDDVQARDPFHHFLLAAGFERDGDLERAAEHYRKAIHLYDGEHRFHFGLARVYFQQGDHHRASRELARARELSQGDTRALYQAKLDTLRRQGH, encoded by the coding sequence ATGTGGACGAAGTGGCTAGGTACCCTGCTGCTGGCGTCGTTGGCCCTGTCGGCGCTCGCCCAGCCTGTCGGTCCCCCTGCCCCCAACGATGTGTTGGCGATCCCGGAGCCGCTTCGACAGCAATTCCGGGAACAGGTTCTGGACCACACCCGGCAGCCGAACGCCCGTCTGGAGCGGCTGGTGGATTTCCTGTTCAGTCCCCAGGGCTTGGGTATGCGTTACGAACCCGACGCCAACCACACCGTGGCCGAGGCCTACGCCACGCGCCAGGCGAACTGCATGAGCTTCACCCTGCTGACGGTGGCGCTGGCGCGGGAAGCCGGACTGACGGCGTATGCGCAGCAAGTCGACGAAACCCTGGCCTGGCGCCAGGACCACAACACGCTCTACCGCAGCCAGCACGTCAACGCCGGCGTGCGCATCCGCGAAAGGCGTTTCACCGTCGACGTGGCCTGGAACGAAGTCATCACCCGCGAACCACCCGAACCGGTCCGTGACGACCGCATGATCGCCCACTACTACAACAACCGCGCGGCGCAGCTACTGGAACAGGGCGCGCTGGATAATGCGCTCCGCCATGCCGAGATCGCGCTGAAGCTGGATCCCGGCTATGCGACCAGCTGGAGCAACACCGGCGTCCTTTACCTGCGCAATGGCGATCACGCGCGCGCCGAGCAGGCGTACCTGCATGCCCTCAAACTCGATCACGACAATGCCGGTGCGTTGTTCAACCTGGTGACGTTCTACCTGCGGGCGGGCAACGCCGATGCCGCGAGGCCGTTGCAGAAGCGCCTGGACGACGTGCAGGCGCGCGACCCGTTCCATCATTTCCTGCTCGCTGCCGGGTTTGAGCGCGACGGCGACTTGGAACGCGCGGCGGAACACTACCGCAAGGCCATCCACCTGTATGACGGCGAACACCGTTTCCACTTCGGCCTGGCGCGCGTCTACTTCCAGCAGGGCGATCACCATCGCGCCAGCCGTGAGTTGGCGCGCGCGCGCGAACTCAGCCAGGGCGATACCCGTGCGCTCTACCAGGCCAAGCTGGATACGCTGCGCAGACAGGGCCACTGA
- a CDS encoding SAM-dependent methyltransferase, with the protein MKSGSLACVGLGMTLGAHLAPRARSFIEEADVVFVAASDPLVELWVQQMHSDVRSLQPYYSEGKPRSDSYAEMVHAMLERVRAGERVCGAFYGHPGVFACVPHRAIEQARSEGFDAVMEAAVSAEDCLYADLGIDPGTYGCQHYEASQFMAYRRIVDPTAVLVLWQVGVAGDPTLARLSTGRAQREILVDILSRDYPGDHVVTAYEAATLPFARPRMERFPLKELVGAQLSGQTTLVVPPSRPMELNREVVSRLAELAD; encoded by the coding sequence ATGAAGTCGGGTAGTTTGGCGTGCGTCGGCCTGGGCATGACGCTGGGGGCGCATCTCGCGCCGCGTGCGAGGAGTTTCATCGAGGAAGCCGACGTGGTGTTCGTGGCGGCCTCTGACCCGTTGGTGGAGCTATGGGTGCAGCAGATGCACTCGGATGTCCGCAGCCTGCAACCCTATTATTCGGAAGGAAAGCCGCGCAGCGATTCCTACGCTGAAATGGTCCACGCCATGTTGGAGCGGGTCCGTGCGGGGGAGCGGGTCTGCGGCGCCTTCTATGGGCACCCTGGCGTGTTCGCATGCGTGCCCCATCGTGCGATCGAGCAGGCCCGTTCCGAAGGGTTCGACGCGGTCATGGAAGCTGCGGTATCCGCGGAAGACTGTCTGTACGCGGACCTCGGGATCGACCCCGGAACCTATGGCTGCCAGCACTACGAAGCAAGCCAGTTCATGGCCTATCGCCGCATCGTGGATCCCACGGCTGTCCTGGTCCTGTGGCAGGTGGGCGTGGCGGGCGATCCGACGCTGGCACGCCTCAGCACGGGCCGTGCCCAGCGTGAAATCCTCGTGGACATCCTTTCTAGGGACTACCCCGGGGACCACGTCGTCACCGCGTACGAAGCAGCCACGCTGCCGTTCGCCCGTCCTCGCATGGAGCGGTTCCCGCTGAAGGAGCTGGTTGGCGCGCAGCTGAGCGGCCAGACGACCCTCGTGGTCCCCCCTTCAAGACCGATGGAGCTGAATCGCGAGGTCGTCTCCCGGTTGGCGGAGTTGGCTGATTAG